A portion of the Podospora pseudoanserina strain CBS 124.78 chromosome 2, whole genome shotgun sequence genome contains these proteins:
- a CDS encoding hypothetical protein (BUSCO:EOG09263817; EggNog:ENOG503P43I; COG:S), producing MSSRNRNSRGPNRNSGSTQGEEAAIWSNIKEELRTMIEGVNNSNDELRGILAQEKYISKSKSSKDSSSIDIGAEEAKLDALLRSGVKGADVSKQQIDSLIETVTILRALVKAKEDAESQSAGTSSLGGRERPSGLLSSGARSSSARGLGQREKEREREKEREREREREKDRDKDPGSVYEFDGAGDSPVPSPAGNHTRKLGGSVGGSDRSANRDSVPPRGDRDTPGKADSVPPDGGLGTGTALQRARNVFLRGQDVVFKPKPTTSADSTEWMLGKVQQVLGEGKSRRYKVQDADPDLPPDQRVEYRTSASSMIPLPPPGADLPELEKGKTVLALYPDSTMFYKAEVMGAEASTGKVSLRFEGEENSVTLQLVDRRFVVDFRN from the coding sequence ATGTCTTCTCGGAACCGGAACTCGCGTGGGCCGAACCGGAACAGCGGCAGCACCCAAGGTGAAGAGGCCGCCATCTGGTCAAACATCAAAGAGGAGTTGCGCACCATGATTGAAGGAGTCAACAATAGCAACGATGAACTCAGAGGAATTCTAGCCCAGGAGAAGTACATTTCGAAATCCAAGTCGTCCAAAGACAGCAGTTCCATTGATATCGGCGCTGAAGAGGCCAAGCTGGATGCCCTGCTCCGCAGTGGCGTTAAGGGCGCCGACGTGTCGAAGCAGCAGATTGATTCTCTCATCGAAACCGTCACCATTCTGCGGGCCTTGGTGAAGGCTAAGGAGGACGCCGAGTCCCAGTCTGCCGGGACGTCGAGCTTAGGGGGCAGGGAACGACCCAGCGGATTGCTCTCTAGTGGGGCCAGATCAAGCTCTGCGAGAGGTTTGggccaaagagaaaaggaaagggagCGTGAAAAGGAGAGGGAAcgtgagagagagagggagaaggacCGCGACAAAGATCCAGGATCTGTCTATGAATTTGATGGAGCTGGAGACTCGCCGGTTCCGTCTCCGGCTGGCAACCATACCCGGAAGCTGGGTGGGAGCGTTGGCGGGAGCGACAGGTCTGCCAACCGGGATAGTGTTCCCCCACGAGGAGATCGTGACACGCCAGGCAAGGCGGATAGCGTTCCCCCTGATGGCGGCTTGGGAACTGGAACGGCGCTGCAGCGAGCACGCAATGTGTTTCTACGAGGACAGGATGTGGTGTTCAagcccaaaccaaccaccagtGCGGACAGCACCGAGTGGATGTTGGGAAAGGTGCAGCAAGTTCTAGGCGAGGGCAAGTCACGACGATACAAGGTGCAGGATGCTGATCCGGACCTCCCACCAGACCAGAGGGTTGAATATCGCACTAGTGCCAGCAGTAtgatccccctccccccacctgGGGCTGATCTTCccgagctggagaagggaaAGACAGTGTTGGCGCTCTATCCAGATAGCACCATGTTTTACAAGGCTGAGGTCATGGGCGCGGAAGCGTCGACTGGAAAAGTAAGCTTGAGAtttgagggcgaggagaacAGCGTGACGTTGCAACTGGTGGACCGCCGATTTGTGGTGGATTTTCGAAATTGA
- the FAT1_1 gene encoding long-chain fatty acid transporter fat1 (COG:I; EggNog:ENOG503NU8V) has translation MASFALTAAGVAAGSAYLNARLSLSHDLLFARIAGSSVINIIKAVRSGKINFFYVLEKQALDTSSANRPFMLFEGRSWTYKETYDNVLQWGTWLREVKGVKKGDVVVLNYQNSATFMILWFSIWSVGAKPAFINYNLRDQALTHCLKESTARLALVDPHVADALTDDVRKKMAGMEFIVTGDDAQREVQRVRGTRGDDELRKEDDYVAMAILIYTSGTTGMPKPAVVSWAKIFTAIGLCSKGTGMKKDDVFYTCMPLYHSSASCLGVCSVLFTGATLSIGRKFSTKTFWKEVRETKSTIIQYVGETCRYLTVAPPEIDPVTGENLDKKHHVRVAFGNGLRPDVWDKFKERFAIDTIYEFYAATEGALGLWNLSRNAFGKGAIGRYGALSTLFLGLRSAIVKIDDETEEPWRDPQTGFCQRVKSGDVGEFLVSLPADDVNKRFQGYFGNQKATNSKIMRDVFKKGDAWFRSGDVLRWDSDGMIFFSDRIGDTFRWKSENVSTAEVSQAMGLHPNVLESNVYGVQLPNHDGRAGCAAIAFDSPNPSRELMASLAKHAREKLPRYAVPLFLRVVKGVGEQTTGTNKQQKHHLRQQSVNPSKVQGDALFWLKGDTYEPFGETQWKELEGGRVKL, from the exons ATGGCCTCTTTCGCTCTCACCGCGGCAGGTGTGGCGGCAGGCTCGGCCTACCTCAACGCCCGTCTCTCGCTCTCCCACGATCTCCTTTTTGCCCGCATTGCCGGTTCAtccgtcatcaacatcatcaaggccgTCCGGTCCGGAAAGATCAACTTTTTCTACGTTCTCGAGAAGCAGGCACTCGACACCTCGTCTGCCAACCGCCCGTTCATGCTCTTTGAAGGCCGATCGTGGACTTACAAGGAGACATATGACAATGTTTTGCAGTGGGGCACCTGGCTTCGGGAGGTGAAGGGAGTCAAGAAGGGGGATGTTGTCGTCTTGAACTACCAGAACTCGGCCACGTTCATGATTCTGTGGTTTTCCATCTGGAGTGTCGGGGCGAAGCCGGCTTTCATCAACTACAACCTGCGGGATCAGGCTTTGACACATTGCTTGAAGGAGAGTACAGCAAGGCTGGCGTTGGTTGATCCTCATGTGGCTGATGCGCTGACGGACGATGTAAGAAAGAAGATGGCGGGCATGGAGTTTATCGTTACGGGAGATGATGCTCAACGGGAGGTTCAGAGGGTACGGGGGACGAGAGGCGATGATGAGCTGAGGAAGGAAGACGACTATGTCGCCATGGCTATCTTGATCTACACCAGTGGGACGACAGGCATGCCCAAGCCTGCTGTGGTCAGTTGGGCCAAGATCTTTACCGCCATCGGCCTGTGTTCCAAGGGTActgggatgaagaaggacgACGTCTTCTACACG TGCATGCCTCTCTATCACAGCTCTGCCTCGTGTCTGGGTGTCTGCAGCGTCTTGTTTACTGGAGCAACGCTCTCCATCGGCAGGAAGTTTTCTACAAAGACGTTCTGGAAAGAGGTGCGCGAGACCAAGTCTACCATTATCCAGTATGTGGGCGAGACATGCCGATACCTGACGGTTGCTCCACCGGAGATCGACCCCGTTACTGGAGAGAACCTGGACAAGAAGCACCATGTCCGAGTCGCCTTCGGTAACGGACTTCGGCCAGATGTCTGGGATAAGTTTAAGGAGAGGTTTGCTATAGAT ACAATTTATGAGTTTTATGCGGCAACTGAAGGAGCGCTAGGGCTTTGGAACCTGAGCCGTAATGCGTTTGGCAAAGGCGCCATCGGCCGATATGGTGCCCTTTCCACGCTCTTCCTCGGGCTTCGTTCAGCCATTGTCAAGATTGACGATGAGACAGAGGAGCCCTGGCGAGATCCCCAGACTGGATTCTGCCAGCGCGTGAAGAGCGGCGATGTGGGCGAGTTCTTGGTCAGCTTGCCTGCTGACGACGTCAACAAGAGATTCCAGGGGTATTTTGGCAACCAGAAGGCGACAAACTCCAAGATCATGAGGGACGTCTTTAAAAAGGGGGACGCATG GTTTCGGTCTGGAGACGTGCTCCGCTGGGACTCGGATGGcatgatcttcttctccgacCGTATCGGCGATACTTTCCGTTGGAAGAGTGAAAATGTGTCCACCGCCGAGGTATCACAGGCGATGGGACTTCATCCCAATGTTCTGGAATCCAACGTCTACGGTGTCCAACTACCGAACCACGACGGTCGAGCAGGCTGTGCAGCCATTGCCTTTGACAGTCCAAATCCGAGCCGTGAGCTGATGGCTAGCTTGGCCAAACATGCGCGGGAAAAGCTACCCCGTTATGCGGTGCCTCTGTTCCTGAGAGTGGTCAAGGGCGTTGGTGAGCAGACAACAGGCACGAATAAGCAACAGAAGCATCATTTAAGGCAACAGAGTGTCAACCCGAGCAAGGTTCAGGGCGATGCTCTCTTTTGGTTGAAGGGGGACACATATGAGCCATTTGGGGAGACACAGTGGAAGGAACTGGAGGGTGGAAGGGTGAAGCTGTAA
- the SSN3 gene encoding cyclin-dependent protein kinase (EggNog:ENOG503NVFR; COG:K), producing the protein MHPHPHHYAPAVPNHHNPSFAVASAAGDIRSNNFVNAMNPARNLRAEVSYQQQQQQQRTSSYPGDRGGPIQYQSKVRVTDKYKVIGFISSGTYGRVYKAHGRHGQPGEFAIKKFKPDKEGEQVTYTGISQSAVREMALCSELNHANVIKLIEIILEDKCIFMVFEYAEHDLLQIIHHHTQQPRHPIPPNTIKSIMFQLLNGCQYLHTNWVLHRDLKPANIMVTSSGEVKIGDLGLARLFYKPLHSLFSGDKVVVTIWYRAPELLLGSRHYTPAIDMWAVGCIFAELLSLRPIFKGEEAKMDSKKTVPFQRNQMQKIVDVMGLPTKERWPLLTSMPEYSQLPSLSPPLGGGGGGGHGGHHGHHGYGSHHHHQSHHGRGGNSAAASVSHLEKWYYGTINQQISSTAQANGASSLSVLGAQGYNLLAGLLEYDPEKRLTAANALQHPFFAESPDPINANCFAGVKMEYPHRRVSQDDNDIRTGSLPGTKRSGLPDDSLRPGKRVKEN; encoded by the exons ATGCACCCGCACCCCCACCATTATGCCCCTGCTGTTCcgaaccaccacaacccgTCTTTTGCCGTTGCCAGCGCTGCTGGTGATATCAGATCAAACAATTTTGTCAACGCCATGAACCCGGCCCGAAATTTGAGAGCTGAAGTCAGCtaccagcaacagcagcagcagcaaaggaCATCATCCT ACCCAGGTGACCGGGGAGGACCCATCCAGTATCAGAGCAAAGTGCGAGTAACAGACAAGTACAAAGTCATTGGTTTCATTTCCAGTGGCACCTATGGCCGTGTCTACAAGGCTCATGGTCGCCATGGCCAACCAGGCGAGTTTGCCATCAAGAAGTTCAAGCCGGACAAGGAAGGCGAGCAGGTCACCTACACGGGCATCTCGCAATCCGCCGTGAGAGAAATGGCCCTCTGCTCCGAACTCAACCACGCCAACGTCATCAAGCTCATCGAAATCATCCTCGAGGACAAGTGCATATTCATGGTCTTTGAGTACGCCGAGCACGACTTATTGcaaatcatccaccaccacacccagcaACCGCGGCACCCCATCCCGccaaacaccatcaagaGCATCATgttccagctcctcaacGGCTGCCAATACCTGCACACCAACTGGGTCCTCCACCGTGATCTCAAACCAGCCAACATCATGGTCACGTcgtcgggggaggtgaaaATTGGCGATCTCGGTCTCGCCCGCCTGTTCTACAAACCCCTCCACAGCTTGTTCTCGGGCGACAAAGTCGTAGTGACGATCTGGTATCGCGCTcccgagctgctgctgggaagcAGGCACTACACGCCCGCGATCGACATGTGGGCCGTGGGCTGCATCTTTGCCGAGCTGCTCTCTCTCCGCCCCATCTTCAAGGGGGAGGAAGCAAAAATGGACTCGAAAAAGACGGTGCCGTTTCAGCGGAACCAGATGCAAAAGATTGTGGACGTCATGGGCCTGCCGACGAAGGAGCGGTGGCCGTTGCTGACGAGCATGCCCGAGTACTCGCAGCTGCCGTCGCTGTCACCGCCAttgggaggcggtggcggtggtgggcatggAGGTCACCACGGACATCACGGGTATGGttcacaccatcatcaccagtcCCACCACGGACGAGGCGGGAACAGCGCAGCCGCGAGCGTCTCCCACTTGGAAAAGTGGTACTACGGCACCATCAACCAGCAGATTTCGTCGACGGCGCAGGCCAATGGGGCGAGCTCGCTTTCGGTGCTCGGCGCGCAGGGGTACAActtgctggctgggctgctgGAGTACGACCCGGAAAAGAGACTGACGGCTGCCAATGCGCTCCAGCACCCGTTCTTTGCCGAGAGCCCGGATCCGATCAATGCGAACTGCTTCGCGGGGGTCAAGATGGAATACCCTCATCGGAGGGTCAGTCAGGACGATAACGATATACGAACGGGGAGCCTGCCGGGGACCAAGAGAAGCGGGTTGCCGGATGATTCGCTGAGACCGGGAAAGAGAGTGAAGGAGAACTGA
- the ARP2_1 gene encoding Actin-related protein 2 (EggNog:ENOG503NU86; COG:Z; BUSCO:EOG09262MEK), which produces MANEAPIVLDGGTGFLKVGYAAQNFPEFQYPSIVGRPILRTEEQGGSDMVIKDIMCGDEAAAARTMLQVSYPMENGIVKKWDDMQHLWDYTFYEKMKVDTRGRKILLTEPPLNPLRNREQMCQVMFERYEFGGVYVAIQAVLALYAQGLSSGVVVDSGDGVTHIVPVYESVVLNHLTRRLDVAGRDVTRNLIALLTRRGYALNRTADFETVRQMKEKLCYVSYDLELDKRLSEDTTVLVESYTLPDGRVIRVGSERFEAPECLFQPHLVDCDQPGIAEFLFNTIQAADVDVRSSLFKAIVLSGGSSMYPGLPSRLEKELKQLWLTRVLQGNPERLNKFKVRIEDPPRRRHMVFLGGAVLANIMADKDSMWISKQEWEEQGTRILEKLGPR; this is translated from the exons ATGGCGAACGAAGCTCCAATAG TTCTCGATGGCGGCACAGGCTTTCTCAAAGTCGGCTATGCCGCCCAGAATTTCCCCGAGTTCCAATACCCATCCATCGTCGGCCGGCCCATCCTGCGTACCGAGGAGCAAGGAGGCAGCGATATGGTTATCAAGGATATCATGTGTGGTGAcgaggctgctgccgcccGCACCATGCTGCAAGTTTCGTACCCAATGGAGAACGGTATCGTGAAGAAGTGGGACGACATGCAGCATCTCTGGGATTACACCTTTTACGAAAAAATGAAGGTTGATACCCGGGGCCGCAAGATCCTGCTCACCGAACCACCGCTCAACCCGCTGAGGAACAGGGAGCAGATGTGCCAGGTCATGTTTGAGCGCTAcgagtttgggggggtgtaTGTGGCTATTCAAGCTGTTCTGGCGCTTTATGCTCAGG GTCTCAGCtccggtgttgttgttgattcCGGCGATGGCGTTACGCATATTGTTCCTGTCTACGAGTCCGTCGTCCTCAACCATCTCACGCGCCGCCTCGATGTTGCAGGTCGCGACGTTACCCGCAACCTGATTGCGCTGCTGACACGCCGAGGCTATGCCCTCAACCGTACCGCCGATTTCGAAACGGTCCGCcagatgaaggagaagctcTGCTATGTCTCTTATGACCTCGAGCTGGATAAGCGATTGAGCGAAGACACGACGGTGTTGGTTGAAAGCTACACACTTCCTGACGGCCGTGTGATCCGTGTTGGATCCGAGAGATTCGAGGCCCCCGAGTGTCTGTTCCAGCCCCATCTCGTCGACTGCGACCAGCCGGGTATCGCCGAATTCctgttcaacaccatccaagCCGCCGATGTGGATGTCCgatcctccctcttcaagGCTATTGTATTGTCgggtggcagcagcatgtACCCTGGTCTTCCCTCTCGCCTTGAGAAGGAGTTGAAGCAGCTTTGGCTCACAAGAGTGTTGCAAGGGAACCCGGAACGGTTGAACAAGTTCAAGGTCAGAATAGAAGACCCGCCGCGGAGAAGGCACATGGTTTTCttgggtggtgctgtgttGGCCAACATTATGGCCGACAAGGACAGCATGTGGATTTCCAagcaggagtgggaggagcaaGGCACGAGAATCCTGGAGAAGCTCGGGCCGAGATaa
- the ARF51F gene encoding ADP-ribosylation factor 6 (EggNog:ENOG503NYP1; COG:U): MGAAFSMSSLFGKLFGSKEVRILMLGLDAAGKTTILYKLKLNQTMTTIPTVGFNVETFTYKNIKFNMWDVGGQDKIRPLWRHYYSGTQGLVFVVDSSDHARIDEARTELHRIINDREMADCLLLVFANKQDVDGAMKPNEVTEKLQLAKLKDKLWFVQPAIAIDGEGLTEGFGWLSDNIKKMPKYGGK; the protein is encoded by the exons ATGGGCGCCGCCTTTTCCATGTCGAGCCTTTTTGGCAAACTGTTCGGGTCCAAGGAAGTGCGCATTCTCATGCTGGGTCTCGATGCCGCTGGCAAAACCACCATTCTCtacaagctcaagctcaaccaGACCATGACCACCATCCCCACAGTCGGCTTCAACGTGGAGACCTTTACCTACAAAAACATCAAGTTCAACATGTGGGACGTTGGTGGCCAGGACAAGATTAGGCCTTTGTGGAGGCATTACTACAGCG GTACCCAGGGTCTGGTGTTCGTGGTAGACTCGTCAGATCACGCTCGTATCGACGAGGCGAGGACAGAACTCCATCGCATTATTAACGATCGTGAAATGGCGGATTGCTTGCTCCTGGTGTTTGCCAACAAGCAGGATGTTGACGGTG CCATGAAACCTAATGAAGTTACCGAGAAGCTCCAGCTCGCCAAACTCAAAGACAAGCTCTGGTTCGTGCAGCCTGCCATTGCCATCGATGGCGAGGGCTTGACCGAGGGCTTCGGCTGGTTATCGGATAATATCAAGAAGATGCCCAAGTATGGCGGGAAATGA
- the DCG1 gene encoding Protein dcg1 (COG:E; EggNog:ENOG503P15C): protein MGNFTQHESLDLAGAVILRIHLDFGNHLDISRDYDTTATMSTAFVRRTTKILILNPNSSASMTNGVEEAIRGINLPLSTEIYTYTAPPASPASINDGDDVQQSADVVLRNLQETGILKEYDAVLVACYSVHPLVHLIQENWPHLAVTGIFEASIVTSLSLLPYQDNWGIVTTGKFWEKHLSDGVHHFVGSENSNSRFAGVETTGLNAGDFHGGVDPIVVRQKLCEATKRLLDRGVQAVVMGCAGMAGLEDIIRSVATEGRGEEAGKKLLVIDGVKAGVGLLEQMVRNKRMFQRS from the exons ATGGGAAATTTTACTCAACACGAATCTCTAGATCTCGCCGGGGCTGTCATTCTACGAATTCATCTAGACTTTGGTAACCATCTCGATATATCTAGAGATTACGATACCACAGCCACCATGTCAACCGCTTTTGTTAGACGCACCACCAAGATCCTGATCTTGAACCCCAACTCCTCTGCATCCATGACCaatggggttgaggaggccATTCGGGGTATAAATCTACCTTTG TCGACCGAGATTTACACCtacacagcaccaccagcatctCCAGCATCCATCAACGACGGTGATGACGTGCAGCAGAGCGCAGACGTTGTTCTGCGCAACCTCCAAGAGACGGGCATCCTCAAGGAATATGATGCCGTACTGGTTGCTTGCTATTCCGTGCACCCTCTGGTCCATCTCATCCAGGAAAACTGGCCCCATCTTGCTGTGACGGGCATTTTTGAAGCGAGCATCGTAACGTCGCTGTCACTGCTGCCCTACCAAGACAATTGGGGCATCGTCACGACCGGGAAGTTCTGGGAGAAGCACCTGTCTGACGGCGTGCACCACTTCGTTGGAAGTGaaaacagcaacagcagatTTGCCGGTGTCGAGACCACTGGTCTGAATGCTGGGGATTTCCACGGTGGCGTTGACCCTATCGTGGTTCGACAAAAACTATGCGAAGCTACGAAGAGACTGCTGGACCGTGGCGTGCAGGCTGTAGTCATGGGTTGCGCGGGAATGGCTGGTCTGGAGGACATCATCAGGTCAGTTGCCACTGAAGGGCGTGGTGAAGAGGCTGGAAAGAAGTTGCTTGTCATCGATGGTGTCAAGGCTGGGGTTGGCTTGCTTGAACAAATGGTCCGCAACAAGCGCATGTTCCAAAGATCGTAA
- a CDS encoding hypothetical protein (EggNog:ENOG503PCN0; COG:S) — MDDLSISNATFPFFSTNDNDISISTRSRNGTGFPVFFFGPGKLRYDDLGFTTRVSVWVLCGASLMFLLLRIYCKFIRHRRLHTDDWFAIGAWLALLGSTITTNMAIDLGYGKHVWQIPFGNLNDMFLIGQITVTLAICSQAWSKTSFAISLLMIHDGIHGKTRVFIWFAIVSMNMLFGVSAMLFWVGCTPLEKAWHPFMRGTCWSPNVVITYGIFASAYSGVMDLVLAIIPWKIIMNLQMQTREKIGVALAMSMGVFAAASAFIKCSSLPELGGRDFPHDGVTLVIWGNAEAAVTIMAASVPMLRALVRTVRPSRRRNYYSSYSRSRRTERSSRRVYYNKPRRDLVTMTESTWTGGSSSRTYT; from the exons ATGGACGACCTTTCAATAAGCAACGCAACGTTCCCGTTCTTTTCAACCAATGACAACGATATCAGCATAtcgacaaggtcaagaaACGGGACAGGATTTCCAGTTTTCTTCTTTGGGCCGGGAAAACTGCGATATGATGACCTCGGGTTCACCACTCGGGTGTCGGTGTGGGTGTTGTGCGGTGCTTCGCTGATGTTCTTGCTCTTGAGGATCTATTGCAAGTTTATACGGCATCGAAGGCTTCATACTGATGATTGGTTTGCCATTGGCGCTTGG TTGGCCTTGCTAGGCTCAACCATCACGACCAACATGGCCATCGACCTCGGCTACGGCAAGCACGTCTGGCAAATCCCCTTTGGAAACCTCAACGACATGTTCCTCATCGGGCAGATCACCGTCACACTCGCCATCTGCAGCCAAGCCTGGTCCAAGACCTCGTTTGCCATCTCGCTTCTCATGATCCACGATGGCATACACGGCAAGACCAGGGTGTTTATCTGGTTTGCCATTGTGAGCATGAACATGCTGTTTGGCGTGTCGGCCATGCTGTTTTGGGTTGGGTGCACGCCGCTGGAGAAGGCGTGGCATCCGTTCATGAGAGGGACTTGTTGGAGCCCGAATGTGGTTATCACTTATGGAATCTTTGCTAGTG CTTACTCTGGTGTGATGGATCTGGTTCTGGCTATTATTCCCTGGAAGATTATCATGAACTTGCAGATGCAGACAAGAGAGAAGATTGGCGTGGCGTTGGCGATGAGTATGGGTGTTTT TGCTGCCGCGTCAGCTTTCATCAAGTGTTCGTCACTGCCCGAGCTGGGAGGTCGTGATTTTCCAC ACGACGGGGTCACACTCGTGATATGGGGTAATGCCGAGGCAGCAGtcaccatcatggccgcATCAGTGCCAATGCTTCGTGCATTGGTACGAACTGTCAGGCCTTCGCGACGAAGGAACTATTACTCAAGCTACAGTCGTTCGAGACGGACTGAGCGGTCGTCCAGGAGGGTTTACTACAACAAACCAAGGCGAGACTTGGTGACCATGACTGAGTCGACATGGACAGGTGGATCGAGCAGCAGAACGTATACTTAG
- the PMI1 gene encoding Mannose-6-phosphate isomerase (EggNog:ENOG503NVQ2; COG:G) has protein sequence MQVPLIRLQCGANSYDWGKKGSDSAAARFAAATPSDGFTIQDDKPYAELWMGTHPSNPSKDLTTGRTLLDLVQDNQALLASSVASKYENKLPFLFKILSIGKALSIQAHPNKKLAEKLHARDPKNYPDDNHKPEMAIAITPFEGFCGFRPLAEISHFLENVPALRQLVGDDKAQSFIDTVKANPDDKTQNKKALQTVFGAVLSASEDDLAKATSSLVEAASSHGAEFAAGGVSSTSGSVLSELVTRLHGHFGSDYGLFVLFFLNFIKLSPGEALFLQADDIHAYVSGDIVECMASSDNVVRAGFTPKFKDVDTLVGMLTYNYAPIEEQKMEPVDYPYVTLNRAAYSSGSEAKLYDPPIEEFSVVRTVLRGNGSKATFDPLDGPSIIICTGGKGKISVGPTVKEIKEGYVYFVGATAECVLESEADGDEDEFVTFKAYCEVEETRNGA, from the exons ATGCAGGTCCCCTTGATACGCCTCCAATGCGGGGCCAACTCCTATGACTGGGGGAAGAAGGGTAGCgactctgctgctgccagaTTTGCAGCTGCAACCCCTTCCGACGGTTTTACCATTCAAGATGATAAGCCATATGCAGAA CTCTGGATGGGCACACATCCATCCAACCCTTCCAAAGACCTAACCACAGGCCGCACCCTGCTCGATCTCGTCCAAGACAACCAAGCCCTCCTAGCCTCGAGCGTTGCATCCAAATATGAGAACAAGCTTCCCTTTCTCTTCAAGATCCTCTCCATCGGCAAGGCTCTATCGATTCAGGCCCATCCCAACAAGAAGCTTGCCGAGAAGCTCCACGCCCGCGACCCAAAGAACTACCCAGATGACAACCACAAGCCCGAGATGGCCATTGCCATCACTCCCTTTGAAGGGTTTTGCGGTTTCCGCCCACTAGCTGAGATCTCGCACTTCCTCGAAAACGTCCCTGCCTTGCGCCAACTGGTAGGCGACGACAAGGCCCAATCCTTCATTGACACCGTCAAGGCGAACCCCGACGACAAgacccaaaacaaaaaggcACTTCAGACAGTCTTTGGCGCAGTCTTGTCTGCTTCGGAGGATGACCTCGCAAAAGCAACCTCATCCCTCGTCGAggccgcctcctcccacggCGCCGAGTttgccgccggcggcgtctcctccacctctggCTCTGTCCTCTCCGAACTCGTAACCCGCCTCCACGGCCACTTCGGGTCCGACTACGGCCTCTTCGTCTTGTTCTTCCTCAACTTTATCAAGCTCTCCCCCGGCGAGGCTCTCTTTCTTCAAGCAGACGACATCCACGCTTATGTCTCGGGTGACATTGTCGAGTGCATGGCCTCGAGCGACAATGTCGTCCGCGCCGGCTTCACCCCCAAGTTCAAGGACGTCGACACCCTGGTGGGCATGCTGACGTACAACTATGCGCCTATTGAGGAGCAAAAGATGGAGCCGGTGGATTACCCTTATGTCACGCTCAACAGAGCGGCGTACAGTTCTGGCTCCGAGGCCAAGCTGTACGACCCCCCCATTGAGGAGTTTAGTGTAGTCAGGACGGTGCTCAGGGGGAACGGGTCAAAGGCTACGTTTGATCCGCTGGATGGGCCAAGTATTATCATTTGCACGGGCGGCAAGGGGAAGATTAGCGTTGGGCCGACTGtgaaggagatcaaggaggggTATGTCTATTTTGTGGGCGCCACAGCGGAATGCGTGCTGGAGAGCGAGGCGGAtggagacgaggacgagttTGTCACTTTCAAGGCGTACtgcgaggtggaggagacgaggaaTGGGGCGTGA